The following proteins are co-located in the Doryrhamphus excisus isolate RoL2022-K1 chromosome 15, RoL_Dexc_1.0, whole genome shotgun sequence genome:
- the gjc1 gene encoding gap junction gamma-1 protein, with protein MSWSFLTRLLEEIHNHSTFVGKLWLTVLIVFRIVLTAVGGESIYYDEQSKFVCNSGQPGCENVCYDAFAPLSHVRFWVFQIILVAMPSLMYMGYAVNKIARLDEAKGGVGSAAVRTAGVGYTHRKPRKICFGARQHRGIEETEEDREDDPMIYEVPEIEPPKRPRDPLQPTPRPKIRHDGRKRIRDEGLMRVYVLQLVTRTVLEAGFLTGQYLLYGFRVTPVFVCSGKPCPHSVDCFVSRPTEKTIFLRIMYGVTVLCLTLNVWEMLHLGIGSICDILRRRRCPPQDDEYQLGLLGTNVGGEGSVGGAGPEASSEGGDGGDGPADYVGYPFSWNTPSAPPGYNIVVKPEQMPYTDLSNAKMACKQNRANIAQEEQQQFGSNEDNFPTGGEARVALNKDMIQQAHEQLEAAIQAYSQQHRAEETLADNQDDKPQSNIIIQPQPQPQKERKHRLKHGKGGSSGGGSSSNSSSSKSGEGKPSVWI; from the coding sequence ATGAGCTGGAGCTTCCTCACGCGGCTGCTGGAGGAGATCCACAACCACTCCACCTTCGTGGGGAAGCTGTGGCTCACCGTGCTCATCGTTTTCCGCATCGTCCTCACAGCCGTCGGGGGAGAGTCCATCTACTACGACGAGCAGAGCAAGTTCGTGTGCAACTCGGGGCAGCCGGGCTGCGAGAACGTCTGCTACGACGCCTTCGCCCCGCTCTCCCACGTCCGCTTCTGGGTTTTCCAGATCATCCTGGTGGCCATGCCGTCTCTCATGTACATGGGCTACGCCGTCAATAAGATTGCGAGATTAGACGAAGCCAAGGGAGGAGTCGGTTCTGCTGCCGTGAGAACCGCAGGCGTGGGCTACACGCACAGGAAACCCAGGAAGATCTGCTTCGGGGCGCGGCAGCACCGGGGAATCGAGGAAACCGAGGAGGACCGCGAGGACGATCCAATGATCTACGAGGTCCCAGAAATCGAGCCTCCGAAAAGACCTCGCGATCCGCTACAACCCACACCCAGACCTAAGATCCGCCACGACGGTCGCAAGCGAATCCGCGACGAGGGTCTGATGCGGGTCTACGTTCTGCAGTTGGTAACGCGCACCGTTCTGGAGGCGGGCTTCCTTACGGGTCAATACTTGCTGTACGGTTTCCGCGTGACGCCCGTGTTTGTGTGCTCGGGGAAACCTTGCCCCCACAGCGTGGACTGCTTTGTGTCCCGGCCCACCGAGAAAACCATCTTCCTGCGTATCATGTACGGCGTCACCGTGCTGTGTCTCACGCTCAACGTCTGGGAGATGCTTCACTTGGGAATCGGGTCCATATGCGACATCCTACGCCGCCGCCGATGCCCGCCTCAGGACGACGAGTACCAGCTGGGTTTGCTGGGAACCAATGTAGGCGGCGAGGGTTCGGTTGGCGGCGCGGGTCCGGAAGCAAGTTCTGAAGGTGGCGACGGCGGAGACGGACCCGCCGATTACGTCGGCTACCCGTTCTCGTGGAATACGCCGTCGGCGCCGCCGGGTTACAACATCGTAGTGAAACCCGAGCAGATGCCGTACACCGACCTCAGCAACGCAAAAATGGCGTGCAAGCAGAACCGCGCCAACATCGCgcaggaggagcagcagcagttCGGCAGCAACGAGGACAACTTCCCCACGGGGGGCGAGGCCCGCGTGGCCCTCAACAAGGACATGATCCAGCAGGCCCACGAGCAGCTGGAGGCCGCCATCCAGGCCTACAGTCAGCAGCACCGGGCCGAGGAGACGCTGGCGGACAACCAGGACGACAAGCCCCAGAGCAACATCATCATCCAGCCGCAGCCGCAGCCTCAGAAGGAACGCAAGCACAGACTCAAGCACGGCAAGGGAGGAAGTagcggcggcggcagcagcagcaacagcagcagcagcaaatcAGGGGAGGGAAAACCCTCTGTATGGATttga